One window of the Lactobacillus sp. PV034 genome contains the following:
- a CDS encoding DUF6612 family protein, with protein MKIRRIGWLLLIAFLLPLSACSKSSGSHSEQTSNSSVDQTSKNQNTVAAIVAKVKKHPIENGYLTLNIELADGNNSMMKSNLQGAFRRQPFIMEMVTTNSAGEVKGSSKEWTDDKNIYLALTGGQWYKAKTASKIIDVNALKNNLATNTSKFVNPSPKIQQKMKLTNTKDKYILSLATSSQEKNDFRDFVRAILEMTGQNSEGLGMNEEILKDASLKNLTMKESINRRNYHVEELIITFEMTYKGIKIKEKEVINKIGKYVKLDVPKNIKKAAPLSEDVISKMNSINNT; from the coding sequence TTGAAGATACGACGAATAGGATGGCTGCTCTTAATTGCATTTTTGTTGCCGTTAAGTGCATGCAGTAAGTCTTCTGGCTCACATTCTGAGCAAACGTCTAATTCATCAGTCGATCAAACTTCTAAAAATCAGAATACCGTTGCTGCTATTGTTGCTAAGGTGAAAAAGCATCCAATTGAAAATGGTTATTTAACGCTTAATATTGAATTAGCGGATGGAAATAATAGTATGATGAAAAGCAATTTACAAGGAGCTTTTCGCAGGCAACCATTTATTATGGAAATGGTCACGACCAATAGTGCTGGTGAAGTAAAAGGTAGTAGTAAAGAATGGACTGATGACAAGAATATTTATTTAGCACTAACTGGCGGTCAATGGTATAAGGCCAAAACAGCAAGCAAGATTATCGATGTTAATGCATTAAAAAATAATCTTGCTACTAACACTAGTAAGTTCGTTAATCCTTCACCTAAAATTCAGCAAAAGATGAAATTGACAAATACTAAGGATAAATACATTTTATCTTTGGCTACTTCATCTCAAGAGAAGAATGATTTTCGTGATTTTGTCCGCGCTATCTTAGAAATGACGGGACAGAATTCTGAAGGTTTAGGTATGAATGAAGAAATTTTAAAAGATGCCAGCTTGAAAAATTTAACAATGAAAGAAAGTATTAATAGACGTAATTATCACGTCGAAGAACTGATAATTACGTTTGAAATGACTTATAAGGGAATAAAAATTAAAGAAAAAGAAGTAATTAATAAAATTGGTAAGTATGTTAAGTTAGATGTGCCAAAAAATATTAAAAAAGCTGCACCACTTTCTGAAGATGTAATCAGTAAAATGAATAGT